A stretch of Natator depressus isolate rNatDep1 chromosome 2, rNatDep2.hap1, whole genome shotgun sequence DNA encodes these proteins:
- the EBAG9 gene encoding receptor-binding cancer antigen expressed on SiSo cells, giving the protein MAITQFRLFKICTCLAAVLSFIKRLICRSGRGRKLSGDQITLPTTVDYSSVPKQSEVEDWTSWDEEAPTSVKIEGGNGNVATQQNASEQLEPDYFKDMTPTIRKTQKIVIKKREPLHFGIPDGNAGFSSRLAATQDIPFIHQSPELGDLDTWQENTNAWEEEEDAAWQAEEVLRQQKIAEREKRAAEQQRKKMEKEAQRLMKKEQNKIGVKLS; this is encoded by the exons ATGGCCATCACACAGTTCcggctttttaaaatttgtacttGCCTGGCAGCAGTGTTGTCCTTCATTAAGAGGCTAATATGCAG GTCTGGAAGAGGACGAAAGTTAAGTGGAGACCAAATAACTTTGCCAACTACAGTGGATTATTCATCTGTTCCTAAACAG TCTGAAGTAGAAGATTGGACTTCATGGGATGAAGAAGCACCAACCAGTGTGAAGATTGAAGGAGGTAACGGGAATGTGGCCACACAACAGAATGCTTCAGAACAACTGGAGCCTGATTATTTTAAGGACATGACGCCAACTATAAGGAAAACACAGAAA ATtgttattaaaaaaagagaacctTTACATTTTGGGATCCCAGATGGAAATGCAGGATTTTCTAGTAGATTAGCAGCCACACAAGATATTCCTTTTATTCACCAGTCT CCTGAACTAGGAGACTTGGATACTTGGCAGGAAAATACTAATGCctgggaagaagaggaagatgctGCCTGGCAGGCAGAAGAAGTACTTAG GCAGCAGAAGATAGCAGAAAgggaaaagagagcagcagaacaacaaaggaagaaaatggagaaagaggCACAAAGGCTAATGAAGAAAGAGCAGAACAAAATTGGTGTAAAACTATCCTAA